The proteins below come from a single Stomoxys calcitrans chromosome 1, idStoCalc2.1, whole genome shotgun sequence genomic window:
- the LOC106095148 gene encoding knirps-related protein, with product MLAVASDDVDDGAGNGGGIAGRLLLLFPFIVTVSPISDPSFFGRSYNNLSSISDCKNNGECIINKKNRTACKACRLRKCLMVGMSKSGSRYGRRSNWFKIHCLLQEQQQQAAAAMAAHQNQHQQQQQQVGHHHGGGGALRGGIPPPAAAAAALGMLGHAGAYPGLYPPRTKEELMMLSLEEYAKHPVASPSVSSPDSHNSDSSVEVNGRAAAAAAAAAANSGLLHLSGKHGGLETGPATANATVPHTLRKDLPPFLPLSFPALSSMPVMPPPSFLPPSHLLFPGYHPALYQHAHASLLKPSPEQQAAAAAMHQLFQNTPRFHGSPLAMHENHHPKMQEEKPESPPRSDALNNNHLPNGSKAAEELTKRFYLDAVLKSQQSHTPPPALTTKLPAISKHDHSITALVTPNSESGRAQNTSRQSNEDEECDEDARSRAGDNKKSLNDSLSNGHDSDGPTANAADDDEEEEEDLVVSMTPPRSPLEVNECPKIVEERGVTASEEESKPLENAARTSASSQDNPIDLSMKAVSSVSSSVSNSSRASTEPLANSKCDSSSDQENESDNLVVDNWKTTTKEVIKIGLNNNNNNNESELDTRENGKGHKRGLEEDDKLLEDEIPRKVTKIGGSALDLTNKV from the exons ATGTTGGCAGTTGCCAGCGATGACGTTGATGATGGTGCTGGCAATGGTGGTGGCattg CTGGCCGCCTTCTTCTCTTATTTCCATTCATTGTAACCGTTAGTCCCATTTCCGACCCA TCGTTTTTTGGCCGCTCCTATAACAATCTATCATCGATATCGGATTGCAAGAACAATGGCGAGTGTATCATCAACAAAAAGAATCGCACAGCCTGCAAGGCTTGCCGCCTACGCAAATGTCTGATGGTGGGCATGTCCAAGAGCGGCTCCCGTTATGGCCGCCGTTCCAATTGGTTCAAGATTCATTGTCTGCTGCAAGAGCAACAGCAACAAGCGGCTGCTGCCATGGCAGCTCATCAAAAccagcatcagcagcagcaacaacaggtGGGCCATCATCATGGTGGGGGAGGAGCTTTGAGGGGTGGTATACCTCCGCCGGCAGCTGCTGCAGCGGCTTTGGGTATGTTGGGCCATGCTGGAGCCTACCCGGGACTCTATCCCCCGCGCACCAAAGAGGAGCTGATGATGCTGAGCCTCGAGGAGTATGCCAAACATCCGGTGGCCTCTCCCTCGGTTAGTTCACCCGACTCTCATAACTCTGACAGTTCAGTGGAGGTTAATGGCAGAGCTGCAGCAGCTGCGGCGGCGGCAGCAGCCAATTCGGGCCTTCTGCATTTATCGGGAAAACATGGTGGCTTGGAGACGGGCCCCGCAACGGCTAATGCCACGGTTCCTCATACCCTTAGAAAAGACCTACCTCCCTTCTTGCCTCTGTCATTTCCCGCCCTCTCCTCTATGCCCGTTATGCCACCGCCCAGTTTTCTACCTCCCTCGCATCTATTGTTCCCTGGCTATCATCCTGCCCTCTATCAACATGCCCATGCGAGTCTGCTTAAACCCTCGCCGGAGCAGCAAGCCGCCGCGGCGGCCATGCATCAATTATTCCAAAATACTCCTCGCTTTCATGGTAGTCCTTTAGCAATGCATGAAAATCATCACCCTAAAATGCAGGAGGAAAAGCCTGAAAGTCCTCCCAGATCAGATGCCTTGAACAACAATCACCTACCCAATGGCAGTAAGGCGGCAGAAGAATTAACCAAACGTTTCTATTTGGATGCTGTATTGAAATCGCAGCAATCGCATACACCACCGCCAGCGCTAACGACCAAATTGCCCGCTATTAGCAAGCATGACCATTCCATAACCGCACTGGTGACCCCCAATTCAGAGAGCGGAAGGGCTCAGAATACCTCGCGACAAAGCAATGAGGATGAGGAATGTGACGAGGATGCCAGAAGTAGGGCAGGTGAtaacaaaaaatctttaaatgatTCGCTATCTAATGGTCATGATAGTGATGGGCCCACAGCGAATGCAGCAGATGATgacgaggaggaggaggaagatTTGGTGGTATCCATGACTCCGCCCAGGTCTCCCTTAGAGGTAAATGAATGTCCTAAAATAGTGGAAGAAAGAGGTGTAACAGCTTCGGAAGAGGAATCTAAGCCTTTGGAGAATGCGGCAAGGACCTCGGCCTCTTCTCAGGATAATCCCATTGATTTAAGCATGAAGGCGGTCAGTTCGGTCAGTAGCTCGGTTAGCAATAGCAGCAGAGCAAGCACAGAGCCATTGGCCAATAGTAAATGTGATTCCTCCTCTGACCAGGAGAATGAAAGTGATAATTTGGTGGTGGATAATTGGAAGACAACCACCAAGGAGGTCATAAAAATTGGTctaaacaataataacaacaataatgaaAGTGAATTGGATACCCGGGAGAACGGTAAAGGACACAAAAGGGGCCTAGAGGAGGATGATAAGTTGCTGGAAGATGAGATTCCCAGAAAAGTAACTAAAATAGGAGGATCGGCTTTGGATTTGACAAATAAGGTatag